A window of the Pseudomonas sp. B21_DOA genome harbors these coding sequences:
- a CDS encoding general stress protein has translation MTHHHKDQPFAEDSQKIKEAGKKGGNSVNVKVDRAEKARVGGQHSHGGTRTGKGD, from the coding sequence ATGACCCATCATCACAAGGACCAACCATTCGCCGAGGATTCGCAAAAAATCAAGGAAGCCGGCAAGAAGGGCGGGAATTCAGTCAACGTGAAAGTCGACCGTGCGGAAAAGGCGCGCGTCGGCGGACAGCACAGCCACGGCGGTACGCGCACGGGCAAGGGTGACTGA
- a CDS encoding general stress protein: MTTGNKNPGNFANDREKASEAGKKGGQASGGNFANDREKASEAGRKGGQNSHGGGRKS, encoded by the coding sequence ATGACTACAGGAAATAAAAATCCAGGTAACTTCGCGAACGATCGTGAGAAGGCGTCTGAAGCTGGCAAGAAAGGCGGTCAGGCATCGGGCGGCAACTTCGCCAATGACCGTGAGAAGGCATCCGAGGCTGGCCGCAAAGGTGGTCAAAACAGCCACGGTGGTGGTCGCAAGTCCTGA
- a CDS encoding DNA topoisomerase IB produces the protein MPDTVLTDALPADLHYVDDTQPGITRKKLRGKFVYFEPSGQRITDPDEIKRINALAVPPAYTDVWICADPCGHLQATGRDARGRKQYRYHARWREVRDADKYSRLRDFGLALPKLRRQLEALLDAPGFSRDKVMATVITLLDATLIRVGNTQYARDNRSYGLTTLRSRHVEVNGSAILFQFRGKSGIEHQITVKDRRLARIIKRCLEIPGQNLFQYLDEHGERHTVTSSDVNAYLQKLTGAAFTAKDYRTWAGSALALSVLRELQHESETEAKRHVVEAVKSVAKQLGNTPAVCRKCYIHPAVLEHFMLGALAELPRPRLRKGLRAEEVALAMFLERMCEVTEAS, from the coding sequence ATGCCCGATACCGTGCTGACAGATGCTCTGCCCGCCGATCTGCATTACGTCGATGACACTCAGCCTGGTATCACCCGCAAGAAACTGCGCGGCAAGTTCGTCTATTTCGAACCGTCGGGACAGCGCATCACCGACCCGGACGAAATCAAACGCATCAATGCCCTCGCGGTGCCGCCGGCCTACACTGATGTGTGGATCTGTGCCGACCCGTGCGGTCATTTGCAGGCCACCGGCCGCGATGCACGCGGGCGCAAACAGTACCGTTATCACGCACGCTGGCGCGAAGTGCGCGACGCCGACAAATACTCGCGCCTGCGCGACTTCGGCCTGGCCCTGCCCAAACTGCGGCGCCAGCTTGAGGCGCTGCTCGACGCCCCGGGCTTCAGCCGCGACAAGGTCATGGCCACGGTGATTACCTTGCTCGACGCCACGCTGATCCGCGTCGGTAATACGCAATATGCGCGGGACAATCGCTCCTATGGCTTGACGACGTTGCGCAGCCGGCATGTCGAGGTCAATGGCAGCGCGATCCTGTTCCAGTTCCGTGGCAAGAGCGGCATCGAGCACCAGATCACGGTCAAGGATCGGCGTCTGGCACGAATCATCAAGCGCTGCCTGGAAATTCCCGGGCAGAACCTGTTTCAGTATTTGGATGAACACGGCGAGCGGCACACCGTTACCTCTTCCGACGTCAACGCTTACCTGCAAAAGCTCACCGGCGCGGCGTTTACCGCCAAGGACTACCGCACCTGGGCGGGCAGCGCGTTGGCGTTGTCGGTGTTGCGCGAGTTGCAGCATGAGTCGGAAACCGAAGCCAAGCGTCATGTGGTGGAAGCCGTGAAGAGCGTCGCCAAACAGCTGGGCAACACGCCGGCGGTGTGCCGCAAGTGCTACATCCACCCCGCCGTGCTCGAACACTTCATGCTCGGCGCCCTCGCCGAACTGCCCCGCCCGCGCCTGCGCAAAGGCCTGCGCGCCGAGGAAGTGGCGCTGGCGATGTTTCTCGAACGCATGTGCGAGGTGACCGAGGCTTCCTGA